The genomic interval CTTTTCTCCCGACGCTTCGGGACTATCTCTCACGCAAACTCTGCACGTGATACGATTTCTTTCTTCATGCTATTTTACCTTTGAATTTACCTATGTATAAACATTTTTCTATAACCATTTAGAGATTAAGAACCAATAAGCCTAAATTTCCTTAATTCCTTAATGGTAAAAAGTAATTATTTCAAAACGGTAAATTTAAAAGCAAACAAGTAGTACGCAACAATTGGTCACGCTGAACGCGTCTCAGCAAAGTTGCTCAGCAAACAGGAAACGCCTTCAGCTTCACAAACTAGACAGATTAGATTGTCAAAAACCAGAACCAAAAAACTCTTGGACAAAATTATATTCACGATTAGTATTACAATCTGAATCGTCATGCTAGTTTGCGTGAAGGATTACTTCACTTTACATTTATTTTTCATAGGAGTTCAGTGAACTTCGTTTGCAGTGGAGCTCTTTTTTTATTTGGTTTTTCTCCAAATAAAAAAAAGCGGGAACGAAAAGCCTGACCCGCAGTTTTTACGAAGGGGCACGCCCAAAATATTCACATCAGTTTCCTAAAATTCGATTTGAGCACCACCAAAAGAAATTGTACTTTTGGATTCAAAATCACAATCAATGAATTACCAAGAAACCACCGAATGGATGTTCAACCAGTTGCCCATGTACCAAACACAAGGCGCAACAGCCTATAAGGAAGATTTGAAAAACACTTTGGAACTCATTGCGCATTTGGGAAATCCACACCAAAAACTGAAATGCATACACGTTGCAGGTACCAACGGCAAAGGCTCGACATCGCACATGTTGGCATCTATTTTGCAAGAAGCAGGATATAAAGTGGGACTTTATACTTCACCACACCTGAAAGACTATAGAGAACGCATCAAAATCATTGCCCCCGACGCTTCGGGGGAAATAAGCGAAGATTTTGTTTGCGAATTCATCGCCAAAAACAAACCTTTTTTTGAGAGCCATGACATCAGCTTTTTCGAAATGAGCGTTGGACTTGCCTTTGAATATTTTGCCACAGAAAAAGTTGATTTCGCCATAATAGAAGTCGGCATGGGCGGACGATTGGACGCTACAAACATCATTACTCCGTTGGTTTCAGTAATAACAAACATAGGTTTGGATCACACGCAATTTTTGGGCAACACGCTAGAACTAGTTGCTGCCGAAAAAGCAGGGATTATCAAGTCTAATATTCCCGTGATCATTGGAGAATACACTGTAGAAACAAAACCAGTCTTCGTTAAAAAAGCAGCAGATTGCAATGCACCAATCTATTTTGCATCGGAAACCATTTTAGAAACCTATCCTTCCGATTTGTTAGGAGACTATCAAATAC from Flavobacterium ovatum carries:
- a CDS encoding folylpolyglutamate synthase/dihydrofolate synthase family protein, translating into MNYQETTEWMFNQLPMYQTQGATAYKEDLKNTLELIAHLGNPHQKLKCIHVAGTNGKGSTSHMLASILQEAGYKVGLYTSPHLKDYRERIKIIAPDASGEISEDFVCEFIAKNKPFFESHDISFFEMSVGLAFEYFATEKVDFAIIEVGMGGRLDATNIITPLVSVITNIGLDHTQFLGNTLELVAAEKAGIIKSNIPVIIGEYTVETKPVFVKKAADCNAPIYFASETILETYPSDLLGDYQIHNKKTALQTIAVLNDLGGLTANKENCIAGLSKVVQNTGLLGRWQQIGSNPKTICDTAHNKEGLSIVFNQIQKENFNSLHIVFGVVNDKNLEAILPLLPKNAKYYFSKPNNLRGLAVETLHQKATETGLNGHSYNSITEAYQAAKTAAKPDDFIYIGGSTFVVAEII